The region ACGCGCTGCTGATCAACCGCTGGCCGCTGCCGGAGACCGGCGAGCCCAGCGGTCTGGCGGCCGCCGACCGGGACGCGGCGGGCCAGCCCGTCGAGCCGCGGTCCGTCGACCGCGACATCCCGTTCCAGATCTCGGCCGCCGCCGCGCGGGCCGTGCAGGAGAACGGCGGCATCCGCAGCGCTCCCACCCTGCTCAACCTGTTGCAGCAGGCGACGGCGATCGCCGATCGCACCGACCACATCGCGCCGGTGCAGGAGGCCGCACCCCCACCGCGCGAGAGCGCCTGGCGGACGCTGACCGACCCCGACGCGGACCAGCGCCGCCGCAAGGGTCTCATCGTCGGGCTGTCCGTCGCGGCGGTGATCATCATCATCGCCGTCGTGTTGCTCGCCACCGTGCTGAGCCGGATCTTCGGTGACGTCGGCAGCGGACTCGGCGGCGACGAACTCGGCCTCAACGCACCGTCATCGTCGTCGTCCGAGCAGAGCCCTCCCAGTGACAACGGCTCGACGATCAAACCTGTTCGCGCAACCGTGTTTTCGCCCGGCGGCGGAGCCGACTCGCCCGGCCAGGCCGGCCTGGCGATCGACGGCAACCCGGCGACGGTGTGGCCCACCGACACCTACAGCGACTCGGTGCCGTTCCCGAACTTCAAGAGCGGTGTCGGCCTGATGCTGGAGCTCTCGCAGCCGGCCAAGATCGGCTCGGTGACCATCAACGTCGACAGCACCGGCACCGCGGTGCAGATCCGGTCCGCCACGACCGCGTCTCCCTCGTCGCTGGACGACACCACCGCGCTGACACAGCCCCAACAGCTCAAACCCGGCTCCAACACCATCCAGGTCGACAACGCGGAACCGACGTCCAACGTGCTGGTCTGGATCTCCACACTCGGGCAGGTCAACGGCCAGAGCCGCACCGACGTCGCCGAGATCACCCTGAAGGCTGCGTCCTGACCCCCGCAAAACTGGTGTCCTGACCCTCCCTGACGGCCGATTAGTGTTCGGCTGTGGGGTTTTTCGGGGGATCTCGTGAGGGCGCCGGGGTGTTGCGCACCGATGCCGAACTGCTGGTCGCACACGTCGACGGTGACCGCTACGCGTTCGAGGAGCTCTTCTACCGCCACCACCGCCAGCTCTACCGACTGGCGCTGCTCACCAGTCGCGACCCCGACGACGCCGCCGATGCGCTGCAGGACGCTCTTCTCGCCGCTCACCGCACCGCCCGCACCTTCCGCCACGACTCCGCGGTCAGCAGCTGGCTCCACCGCATCGTCGTGAACGCGTGCGTGGACCGGTTGCGGCGCAACAAATTTCATCGCTGCGACGAGCTCGACGACAGACGGTGCCGGGTCGCCGACCCGACCACGCACGTGGACACCAGCATCGCCGTCGAACGGGCGTTGCTGCGCCTGCCCGTCGAGCAGCGCGCGGCGGTCGTCGCGGTCGACATGCAGGGGTATTCGGTCGCCGAGACGGCCCGCATGCTCGGCATCGCCGAGGGCACCGTGAAGAGCCGGTGCGCCCGTGCCCGCGGCAAGCTCGCGACCGCGCTGACCGAGTTCGCCGCCGACGCCGCCCCCGCCGACTGAGCGCGGTCGGTTAACCTCGAACGATCTTCGGTGGGCCGGATGATCAGCGGGGGCAACGATGGACAGCGGCGACGGCGCCGGATCCGAGCCGGCCCCCATCCGGGTCACCCCGGACCTGCTCGCCGACCTGCAGGCGGGGCTGCTCGACGACGCCACCGCCGCCCGGGTCCGCCACGCCGCGCGCACCGATCCGGATGCGGCGCGAGCCCTCGCCAATCTGGACACGGTCCGGCGGGAGTTGGCGCATCTCGGCTCCGATGCGGCCTCCGCGCCGCCGGTTCCCGCCGCGGTGACGGCGCGCGTCGGTGCGGCGTTGCGCAGCGCCGCACCCCCGCCCGGAAATCACCTGCGAGGGCGGCCCGCACTCACCCGTGCCCAGGCGGCGGTGCTCGCCATCGGGATCGGCGCCGGCGTCCTCGCGGCCGGTATCGGGCTGGTCATGCTGAACCGGGACCCCGCCCCGCGGTATCCCGCAGGTCCCACCGCCTCACAGATCACGGTCACCCCGACACGGGACTTCCCCCTGTCCGACGAGCAGGTCCGCGCCACGCTCGACACCCCCGCGCAGCTCGGTCCGCTCGCCGACCCGAACCGGCGTGCCGCGTGCCTGGCCGGGCTGGGCCTCTCCCCCACCGTCGACGTCCTCGGCGGCCGGGAACTCGACGTATCCGGCCGGCCCGGTGTACTGCTCATCGTTCCCGGGAACACCGCACAG is a window of Mycolicibacterium chubuense NBB4 DNA encoding:
- the sigM gene encoding RNA polymerase sigma factor SigM yields the protein MGFFGGSREGAGVLRTDAELLVAHVDGDRYAFEELFYRHHRQLYRLALLTSRDPDDAADALQDALLAAHRTARTFRHDSAVSSWLHRIVVNACVDRLRRNKFHRCDELDDRRCRVADPTTHVDTSIAVERALLRLPVEQRAAVVAVDMQGYSVAETARMLGIAEGTVKSRCARARGKLATALTEFAADAAPAD